In Syntrophales bacterium, one genomic interval encodes:
- a CDS encoding type II toxin-antitoxin system RelE/ParE family toxin: MPFTLHYHPDVCVEDLPLIDRKTKDRIRKAIEDRLRSAPHNYGEPLRKSLKGYWKLRVGDYRVVFKLVESEVWILAIRHRKSVYMDIGTRL; encoded by the coding sequence ATGCCTTTTACATTACACTACCATCCCGATGTTTGCGTTGAGGATTTGCCTCTTATTGATCGAAAGACAAAGGACAGAATCCGTAAGGCCATCGAGGACCGATTGCGGAGTGCGCCTCACAACTATGGCGAGCCTTTGCGTAAATCGCTGAAAGGATACTGGAAGCTCCGCGTGGGTGATTACCGGGTCGTGTTCAAACTGGTCGAGTCCGAGGTGTGGATTCTGGCCATCAGGCATCGGAAGTCGGTTTATATGGATATTGGCACAAGGTTGTAA
- a CDS encoding PilZ domain-containing protein yields the protein MEKSRTAIRPGISIDVVDQDRHMKSIAYDVIDRRIIIAQTAPPLTKYNLNREITLTFILKQGGTPFRYGLQARVTDFIPNYKLASTEVVAVGLERTTNPEICNLRMDFRVHSPADSNFAIEMKGRKLSIIDVSAGGFQFSYRGDDLPRINEDFEMTLIIDGDSLRLKANVLRITTPLHHDRSLRHVCVKFVGSSREYERHLMKKIIEIQRKLLNEGKLP from the coding sequence ATGGAAAAAAGCAGGACAGCAATCAGACCAGGGATATCCATCGATGTGGTAGATCAGGACAGACACATGAAGTCCATCGCCTATGACGTAATAGACCGCCGGATCATTATTGCCCAAACCGCCCCCCCGCTTACCAAATATAATTTAAACCGGGAAATAACGCTAACCTTTATTCTCAAGCAAGGGGGAACCCCTTTTCGTTATGGTTTGCAGGCCAGGGTAACCGATTTTATCCCCAATTACAAGCTGGCTTCCACCGAGGTTGTGGCCGTCGGTCTGGAACGCACAACCAACCCGGAAATATGCAACCTGAGGATGGATTTTCGCGTCCATTCCCCCGCAGACAGCAATTTCGCCATTGAAATGAAAGGCAGAAAACTCAGCATCATCGATGTTTCCGCCGGCGGATTTCAGTTCAGCTATCGGGGCGATGATTTACCGAGAATCAATGAAGATTTTGAAATGACCCTGATTATAGATGGCGATTCTTTACGGCTGAAGGCAAATGTTTTGAGGATAACGACGCCCCTGCATCATGATCGTAGCCTGCGTCATGTTTGTGTAAAATTTGTCGGCAGCAGCAGGGAATATGAACGGCATCTGATGAAAAAAATAATTGAAATTCAGCGGAAACTGTTAAATGAAGGAAAACTTCCTTAG
- a CDS encoding aldehyde ferredoxin oxidoreductase family protein encodes MYGFFNRLLKIDVGERSFSIRELSDGELEETLGGKGLGAKLLLEENPPGVDPLAPENNLIIAVGPVTDTLIYGSCRHGIFTKSPQTGLYSESYSGGKAAERISRTGYDAIVIRGASLEPIFLEISDETVRFHSAVDLWGMDTYATEDKVLEKIGKKRTGGDSQRAAALVIGPAGENLVRFALIENDYWRSAGRTGVGAVLGSKKIKALCFHGNRKRPLAFPDEVAAFAREILEKGKTDAGAAKYRKLGTPMMVEVLNKAQAFPTRYWSKGVLDGWEAISAESLNKRCNVTPRACARCFIACGRLSTVQEGPHKGLTIEGPEYETLYAFGGLCAIKSVEEIIYLNDICDRLGIDTITAGNLAGLTIEASRRGKIKEKLDYGDANAIASLLKQIAYRQGIGAILADGIRSAAQTWGLEDIAIHVKGMEPAGYDPRVFKGMGLGYATSDRGACHLRSTFYKAELAGIIAPDRIDGKAELFIDFEDRLILADCLITCRFYRDLYSWKELSSIVHMTTGLDWGKEEIGKFSNHVLSRCREFNLREGMMQSDDSLPDRFHNEPLPESGKVIAKADLERMIGDYYQLRGWDEQGRLSDSIS; translated from the coding sequence ATGTACGGTTTTTTCAATCGTCTGCTAAAAATTGATGTCGGCGAGCGTTCCTTTTCGATCAGGGAGTTATCCGACGGGGAACTGGAAGAAACCCTCGGCGGAAAAGGGCTGGGCGCAAAGTTGCTTCTGGAGGAAAACCCGCCTGGCGTTGATCCCCTCGCCCCGGAGAATAACTTGATAATCGCCGTCGGCCCCGTCACCGATACCTTGATTTACGGCTCCTGCCGTCACGGAATTTTTACGAAAAGCCCGCAGACCGGGCTTTATTCCGAATCATATTCAGGGGGCAAGGCGGCGGAGAGGATCAGTCGCACCGGCTACGACGCGATCGTCATCCGGGGCGCTTCTTTGGAACCGATTTTCCTCGAGATCAGCGACGAAACCGTCCGCTTTCATTCCGCGGTGGATTTATGGGGCATGGACACCTACGCCACGGAGGACAAGGTCCTCGAAAAGATCGGAAAAAAACGCACCGGCGGGGACTCACAGCGGGCCGCCGCCCTCGTCATCGGCCCGGCGGGGGAGAATCTGGTCCGGTTCGCGCTGATCGAAAACGATTACTGGCGTTCGGCGGGACGTACCGGCGTCGGGGCGGTGCTGGGCTCAAAAAAGATCAAAGCCCTCTGTTTTCATGGAAATCGGAAACGCCCCCTCGCCTTTCCCGACGAGGTTGCAGCCTTCGCCCGGGAGATTCTGGAGAAGGGCAAAACCGACGCCGGGGCCGCCAAATACCGGAAGCTGGGAACGCCGATGATGGTGGAAGTACTGAACAAGGCGCAGGCGTTTCCTACCCGGTACTGGTCAAAGGGGGTGCTCGATGGCTGGGAGGCGATCAGCGCCGAATCGCTTAACAAACGGTGTAACGTAACCCCGAGGGCCTGCGCCCGCTGTTTTATCGCCTGCGGTCGGTTGAGCACCGTCCAGGAGGGCCCCCACAAGGGGTTGACGATCGAAGGGCCGGAATATGAAACCCTGTACGCTTTCGGAGGTTTGTGCGCCATAAAAAGCGTGGAGGAGATCATCTATTTAAACGATATCTGCGACCGCCTGGGAATAGACACGATCACCGCCGGCAATCTGGCCGGTCTGACGATCGAGGCTTCGCGCCGCGGGAAGATAAAAGAGAAGCTTGATTACGGCGATGCCAACGCAATAGCCTCGCTGCTCAAGCAAATCGCCTATCGTCAGGGCATCGGCGCCATTCTGGCCGACGGGATCCGCAGCGCCGCGCAAACGTGGGGTCTGGAGGATATCGCCATCCACGTCAAGGGAATGGAGCCGGCCGGCTATGATCCACGGGTGTTCAAAGGAATGGGGCTCGGCTACGCCACCTCTGACCGGGGCGCCTGCCACCTGCGCTCCACCTTCTACAAGGCGGAATTGGCAGGAATAATCGCCCCCGACCGGATCGATGGGAAAGCGGAACTCTTTATTGATTTCGAGGATCGTCTGATCCTTGCCGATTGCCTGATCACCTGTCGTTTTTACCGGGATCTTTACTCCTGGAAGGAACTATCCAGCATTGTGCATATGACAACCGGATTGGACTGGGGGAAGGAGGAAATCGGCAAATTTTCCAATCATGTCCTCTCCCGCTGCCGGGAATTCAATCTGCGGGAAGGAATGATGCAAAGTGACGATTCCCTGCCGGATCGTTTTCATAACGAGCCCCTGCCGGAAAGCGGCAAGGTAATCGCCAAGGCAGACCTGGAGCGGATGATCGGGGATTACTATCAACTGCGGGGCTGGGATGAACAGGGGCGGCTGTCGGATAGCATTTCTTGA
- a CDS encoding pyridoxamine 5'-phosphate oxidase family protein codes for MRRADKEITERKLIDSIIHKSLACRIAMCDGKMPYVIPMSFGYDGKNIYLHSAKEGRKIEILKGNPLVCFEFETDCEVLPTPRACSFTMRYKSVIGFGNACFLEDIEERSAALRTIISQYTDKIVALSENDLEKITIIRIDIEQITGKQSGFNRDI; via the coding sequence ATGAGAAGAGCGGACAAGGAAATAACAGAGCGGAAGCTTATTGATTCCATTATCCACAAATCCCTCGCCTGCAGGATAGCCATGTGCGACGGCAAGATGCCCTATGTCATTCCCATGTCATTTGGCTACGACGGGAAAAACATCTACCTGCACAGCGCCAAAGAAGGAAGAAAAATCGAGATACTCAAGGGCAATCCCCTTGTCTGTTTTGAGTTTGAAACGGACTGCGAGGTTCTCCCCACTCCCCGGGCCTGTTCGTTCACCATGCGCTACAAAAGCGTGATCGGCTTCGGAAATGCTTGTTTCCTCGAGGATATTGAAGAGAGAAGCGCGGCGCTCAGGACAATCATCAGTCAATATACGGACAAAATCGTTGCCTTGAGCGAGAATGATCTGGAAAAAATAACAATTATAAGGATTGATATCGAGCAGATCACCGGCAAACAGTCCGGATTTAATCGCGACATCTGA
- a CDS encoding carbohydrate kinase family protein, translated as MNIIVSGSLAYDRIMSFPGHFSDHILPDKIHVLNVCFQVNGMKEKYGGTAGNIAYSLGLMGEKPIISATIGQDYARYFAWLAQNGISTEAIKIIEEEFTAGAYITTDLADNQITGFNPGAMQHPAGMNFEGMKAEETIVIVSPGNMDDMINYPTACKQKGISYIFDPGQSLPVWDANELLRAISGCKILIVNDYELELIVNKTGMKQKDLLELAGAIITTLGEAGSRISTKEGDISIAPAKTRRVTDPTGAGDSYRGGLISGLVRGLELEQSAKMGSVCASFAVECYGTQEYSFKPDEFTERLNG; from the coding sequence ATGAACATAATTGTTTCCGGATCGCTTGCCTATGACCGCATCATGTCTTTTCCCGGACATTTTTCCGACCATATACTGCCTGACAAGATACACGTTCTGAACGTCTGCTTTCAGGTAAACGGGATGAAGGAAAAATATGGCGGCACCGCGGGAAATATTGCCTACTCCTTGGGATTAATGGGTGAAAAGCCGATCATCTCGGCGACGATCGGTCAGGACTATGCGCGCTACTTCGCATGGCTTGCCCAGAACGGGATCTCAACGGAGGCCATAAAGATCATCGAAGAGGAATTCACCGCCGGGGCCTATATCACGACCGACCTTGCCGACAATCAAATTACCGGGTTCAACCCTGGCGCCATGCAGCATCCCGCCGGCATGAATTTTGAGGGCATGAAGGCGGAAGAGACCATTGTTATCGTCTCCCCCGGCAATATGGACGATATGATCAATTACCCAACCGCCTGCAAGCAAAAGGGAATCAGTTACATATTTGATCCCGGGCAATCGCTGCCTGTCTGGGATGCAAACGAACTGCTCCGGGCGATCTCGGGCTGTAAAATACTGATCGTCAACGACTACGAACTGGAGCTTATCGTCAATAAAACAGGGATGAAGCAAAAAGACCTGCTGGAACTGGCCGGCGCGATCATCACCACGTTGGGAGAAGCAGGTTCACGGATTTCCACCAAGGAGGGCGATATCAGCATTGCTCCGGCAAAGACGAGAAGGGTTACCGACCCGACCGGGGCCGGCGACTCCTACCGGGGAGGGCTGATCAGCGGGCTTGTCCGGGGACTGGAACTTGAACAGAGCGCGAAAATGGGAAGCGTCTGCGCGTCGTTCGCGGTGGAGTGTTACGGCACTCAGGAATACAGTTTTAAGCCTGATGAATTTACCGAAAGGCTGAATGGCTGA
- a CDS encoding cell division protein ZapB, which produces MEFQKFSELESKISGLLGDYALLKKRNLELEEELQNKTSELEEANSKLEGLKEDKDAVRSKVDSLLDLLQEIKAP; this is translated from the coding sequence GTGGAATTTCAGAAATTTTCCGAGCTGGAAAGCAAGATAAGCGGTCTGTTGGGTGATTATGCCCTGCTGAAGAAGAGAAATCTCGAGTTGGAGGAAGAACTTCAAAATAAGACCAGTGAGTTGGAAGAGGCTAATTCGAAATTGGAGGGGTTAAAGGAAGACAAGGATGCCGTGCGCTCAAAGGTGGATTCGCTCCTTGACTTGCTTCAGGAAATAAAGGCGCCCTGA
- a CDS encoding TIGR00282 family metallophosphoesterase, with protein MKILFIGDIVGKPGRLAVRELLPELIEQRGIDFVIANCENAAAGFGVTADIVKELYNANIDVLTSGNHIWDKKEVLGFIDNYETLLRPANYPEGAPGRGSVLAYTEGRIPVGVINLQGRIFMNPIDCPFRTADREIEKLQKAQIIIVDMHAEASSEKIALSWYLDSRVSAVFGTHTHVQTADERILPGGTACITDAGMTGPLDSVIGMQKDAIVQRFLLQIPNKFDVAKNDVRLQGVIVEVSPEGRALEIERLSVPFRMR; from the coding sequence ATGAAGATCCTTTTTATCGGCGATATTGTCGGAAAACCGGGGAGGCTGGCCGTCCGGGAACTGCTTCCCGAGCTCATCGAACAGCGGGGCATAGACTTCGTAATCGCCAATTGCGAAAACGCCGCTGCCGGGTTCGGCGTAACGGCTGATATCGTGAAGGAACTCTATAACGCCAATATCGACGTTCTGACCTCCGGAAATCATATCTGGGACAAAAAAGAAGTACTGGGTTTCATTGATAATTACGAAACCCTGCTCCGCCCGGCCAACTATCCCGAGGGGGCGCCCGGCCGGGGAAGCGTTCTGGCTTACACCGAAGGCAGAATTCCCGTCGGGGTCATAAATCTTCAGGGCCGCATCTTTATGAACCCGATAGACTGCCCGTTTCGCACCGCCGACCGGGAAATCGAAAAGCTGCAGAAGGCACAGATCATTATTGTTGATATGCATGCGGAGGCTTCCTCGGAAAAGATCGCCTTGAGCTGGTATCTGGACTCCCGGGTAAGCGCCGTTTTCGGCACGCACACCCATGTGCAGACGGCTGACGAGCGCATTCTGCCCGGAGGAACCGCCTGCATTACCGACGCCGGCATGACCGGCCCCCTCGATTCGGTCATCGGCATGCAGAAGGATGCGATCGTGCAAAGGTTCTTGCTGCAGATACCCAACAAGTTTGATGTCGCCAAAAACGACGTGCGCCTGCAGGGAGTGATTGTGGAAGTATCGCCGGAGGGCAGGGCCCTGGAGATAGAGCGCCTGAGCGTGCCTTTTCGGATGCGCTGA
- the rny gene encoding ribonuclease Y → MLYTTIFILSLLAALAAGGIIGFALRQKLARKKLESSESLSARILNEARKEAETIKKDAILQAKENLLKVKTDFDKDAKERKEELESLERRLRSKEENLERRSDTFAQKESALENRERLSLQKETQINEKNEKIERLLQEQRVKLEQVAGLTAEEAKNVLIQSMEAEARREAALMIRKIDEEARRTADKAAREVIAYAIQRYSNDYVAENTVSVVNLPNDEMKGRIIGREGRNIRAIEAATGIDLIVDDTPEAVVLSSFDPVRREVARLSLERLITDGRIHPGRIEEIVKKVRSEVDAIIKETGERVCFDVGVHDLHPELVAMIGSLKYRTSYSQNVLEHSIEVAHLTGMMAAELKMNVKEAKRAGLLHDIGKSIDHKVEGSHAAIGADYAKRFGEPPRIVQAIAAHHEDPMINTPLGVLIQAADSLSAARPGARREMLENYVKRLEELESIANSFSGVDKCFAIQAGREIRIMVENEKISDSDAVMLCKDIVKRIEAELTYPGQIKVTVIRETRVSELAR, encoded by the coding sequence TTGTTATATACAACAATCTTTATACTGTCCCTGCTGGCGGCCCTTGCCGCAGGCGGGATAATCGGCTTTGCCCTGCGGCAAAAACTCGCGCGTAAGAAACTGGAATCCTCCGAAAGTCTCTCGGCGAGAATCCTTAACGAGGCAAGAAAAGAAGCAGAGACAATTAAAAAGGACGCCATCCTGCAGGCAAAGGAAAACCTGCTCAAGGTCAAAACCGACTTCGATAAAGACGCAAAAGAAAGAAAGGAAGAGCTGGAATCACTGGAACGCCGACTCCGGTCGAAGGAAGAGAACCTCGAACGGCGTTCCGATACTTTCGCCCAGAAGGAAAGCGCGTTAGAAAACAGGGAGCGGTTGAGCCTGCAGAAAGAGACGCAGATTAACGAAAAAAATGAAAAGATTGAGCGCCTGTTACAGGAGCAGCGGGTAAAGCTGGAGCAGGTCGCCGGCCTTACCGCGGAAGAGGCAAAAAATGTTCTCATTCAGTCTATGGAAGCCGAGGCGAGGCGCGAAGCGGCACTGATGATTAGGAAGATAGACGAGGAGGCCCGGCGAACCGCGGATAAAGCGGCCAGGGAAGTAATCGCCTACGCGATCCAGCGCTATTCCAATGATTATGTTGCGGAAAACACCGTTTCCGTTGTCAATTTGCCGAATGACGAGATGAAGGGGCGCATCATTGGCCGCGAAGGCCGAAATATCCGGGCCATTGAAGCGGCAACAGGGATAGATCTGATTGTTGATGACACCCCGGAGGCGGTGGTTCTGTCCAGCTTTGATCCAGTCCGGCGGGAAGTGGCGCGTCTTTCGCTGGAACGCTTGATCACGGATGGGCGCATCCATCCCGGGCGGATAGAGGAAATTGTCAAAAAGGTCCGGTCAGAGGTGGACGCGATCATCAAGGAAACCGGGGAAAGGGTTTGCTTCGATGTCGGCGTGCATGATCTGCATCCGGAACTGGTGGCGATGATCGGCAGCCTCAAGTATCGGACGAGTTACTCGCAGAATGTTCTCGAACACTCCATCGAAGTGGCACATTTAACGGGGATGATGGCGGCCGAACTCAAGATGAACGTGAAGGAGGCCAAAAGGGCCGGGTTGCTGCACGACATCGGGAAATCGATCGACCACAAGGTGGAGGGCTCACATGCCGCGATTGGGGCGGATTATGCGAAGCGTTTCGGCGAACCTCCGCGCATTGTGCAGGCAATCGCCGCCCACCATGAGGATCCGATGATCAATACCCCGCTCGGTGTCCTGATTCAAGCGGCGGACAGCCTGTCGGCGGCGCGGCCGGGGGCGCGGCGGGAGATGCTGGAAAACTACGTCAAGCGTCTCGAAGAGCTCGAAAGCATTGCCAATTCCTTCAGCGGCGTGGACAAATGCTTTGCAATCCAAGCCGGACGGGAGATCCGCATCATGGTCGAAAACGAAAAGATTTCCGACAGCGATGCGGTCATGCTCTGCAAGGACATCGTCAAACGAATCGAAGCGGAATTGACGTATCCCGGGCAGATCAAAGTTACCGTAATCCGGGAAACGCGCGTTTCCGAACTCGCGCGATAG
- a CDS encoding cell division protein ZapA, which produces MVNKRFEFNILGQQLSVVSDSGDEHVANVIRYVGSKVEEVQKSAGSNTLTVAILAALNIADEYLQIAEKNEHIYDNLESKAEQLIRSINETR; this is translated from the coding sequence ATGGTGAACAAGCGCTTTGAATTTAATATCCTGGGGCAGCAACTGTCGGTAGTAAGCGATTCGGGGGATGAGCATGTAGCCAATGTTATACGGTATGTCGGCAGCAAGGTTGAAGAAGTGCAGAAATCAGCCGGTAGCAATACCCTTACTGTCGCCATTCTGGCCGCTTTGAATATCGCGGATGAGTATTTGCAGATTGCTGAAAAAAATGAGCATATTTACGACAATTTGGAGAGTAAAGCCGAACAGTTGATACGTTCGATAAATGAGACAAGATAA
- the tyrS gene encoding tyrosine--tRNA ligase has protein sequence MRSVYDIFRERGFIEQITDEAEIDELLQEKSITCYIGFDPTAASLHIGSLVPIMALAHMQRQGHRPIALVGGGTALIGDPSGKTEMRKILSREQINANAEGIKKQLSRYLDFSEGKALLLNNADWLTPLNYIEFLRDIGRHFSVNRMLAAESYRVRLEKGLNFIEFNYMLLQSYDFLHLFKNWDCLMQMGGNDQWGNMVAGIDLIRRMEEKKAYSLTFPLITTSQGHKMGKTEKGTVWLDASLTSPYEYYQFWINTEDADVARFLSLFTFLPMEEIDAVKGLADARLNMAKTVLAFEATRITHGEEAAAAAWKASAGAFGLKPVEAGLFPSSAIPRTAAGLDTDAITSFQKSRAELEAGIPAFELFQEAGLCSSRGEARRLLSQGGGYVGDRQIKAFDEKISLADADAKGEIRLRKGKKHYVIVTAV, from the coding sequence TTGAGAAGCGTTTACGACATATTCAGGGAACGGGGTTTTATCGAACAGATCACCGACGAAGCGGAAATAGATGAGCTCCTTCAGGAAAAATCCATAACCTGTTATATCGGCTTTGATCCGACGGCGGCTTCGCTGCATATCGGTTCGCTCGTCCCGATCATGGCCCTGGCCCATATGCAACGACAAGGTCACCGCCCCATCGCGCTTGTAGGAGGCGGCACCGCGCTGATCGGCGATCCGTCGGGGAAAACCGAGATGCGCAAGATCCTCTCCCGGGAACAGATCAACGCCAATGCGGAGGGCATTAAAAAACAGCTCTCCCGCTATCTGGATTTCAGTGAAGGCAAGGCGCTGCTGCTCAATAACGCCGACTGGCTGACGCCGCTTAACTATATAGAATTTTTGAGGGATATCGGCAGGCACTTCAGCGTCAACCGGATGCTCGCCGCCGAGAGCTACCGGGTGCGTCTGGAAAAGGGGTTGAATTTCATTGAATTCAACTACATGCTGCTGCAGTCTTACGACTTTCTGCATCTCTTCAAAAACTGGGATTGCCTGATGCAGATGGGGGGAAACGATCAGTGGGGCAATATGGTCGCCGGCATTGACCTGATTCGCCGGATGGAAGAAAAGAAGGCCTACAGCCTCACCTTCCCGCTTATCACCACCTCCCAGGGACACAAGATGGGAAAAACGGAGAAGGGGACCGTCTGGTTAGATGCTTCTCTTACCTCCCCTTACGAATATTACCAGTTCTGGATCAACACGGAAGATGCCGATGTGGCGCGTTTTCTTTCCCTCTTCACCTTCCTGCCGATGGAGGAAATAGACGCGGTGAAAGGGCTTGCCGATGCCCGCCTGAACATGGCCAAGACGGTGCTGGCCTTTGAAGCAACAAGGATCACCCATGGCGAGGAGGCAGCGGCCGCCGCCTGGAAGGCATCTGCCGGCGCCTTCGGCTTGAAGCCGGTAGAAGCAGGGTTATTCCCCTCCAGCGCCATACCGCGCACAGCCGCAGGACTGGATACCGATGCGATTACGTCATTTCAAAAAAGCCGGGCTGAGCTGGAGGCGGGCATACCCGCTTTCGAACTGTTTCAGGAAGCCGGCTTGTGTTCCTCGCGGGGAGAGGCCAGACGTCTGCTCTCGCAGGGGGGAGGTTATGTAGGCGACCGGCAGATTAAGGCCTTTGATGAAAAGATTTCCCTTGCCGACGCCGACGCGAAGGGTGAAATAAGGCTGCGTAAGGGAAAGAAGCATTACGTTATCGTGACCGCTGTTTAA